The nucleotide sequence TAATGCTCCCATCTTACCTTGTAACTTAATCTTCAactgtttccatggaaacaacACTTCCGTTCAGTCAAGTCACGTAGACAACATTATTTTGTTGTAGCTCGCAAACTATTATAATGCAAACCAGTGGCCTGGTCTGTTATTTGGGTGTGTAATAAGCAGTAACGACTCCTGACTATTGATTTGATTGGTGCTGTTGCACGTCAGGGAaaagtaaattatatttaaaatgaagaaCAGCAAGATGCCAGATCCAGCTGGTTTAATCTTTGTGCTGgaatgtaaataatgcagaggTAATAAATCTTGATTGAGGCCATGACATAAATCATTTATATTACTGCTCATCTCCCTTCATGTAAAAGCATGGGCCCCGAACATCTACAGCACTACATTTAACCAACATGTCTCAAAGGTGGGTAAAAGAAAAACGACATGAATCTTctctaaaaatgaaaacagtttgcTCACCATGCAATGTTGTAATAGCTGCTCCCACTACTGTTGGTTTCGGTAAGAGGTTAATTTAAGACTTAAATTTTAAATAGTGTTCTTTTATAACATTTTGCTCACATATGACACTGAGGAAAAATAACAATGCCAATCTACAGTATTTAAATCATCTAAATAGTCACTTGtcttttttgatattttactcTTGCTTAATCAGGCACACTGACCCAGAGTATGGAGGGTAAATGTGACAGCTCCCTCATCTAGTCAGAAAACACCATCACATCAATAAATCCTGTCACTGCCTGCTTCCTAAAATAATAAGGTGAGATAATGAGTCTGAGGGAAGGGGCGGTGACAGAATCATTTTCTGCCTTAACCATATTGAAAAAAACTGCTATTGGTACTGCATTTCTGGCTACAGTTATTTCATGGAACATAGACCCATACACTCCTAACCCACTGCCGAATATTAACACTAGTAAGCAATTTCTATAAAATCAACCTTTGATTAAAAGTAACAAATTCATGCCACTTCTATGGGACCTGTCCAAAGGTGTTCTAGGAAACAACTAACTACTGTGCGGACGAGCCAAGTTGAAGGCAAGAGGGGACATCAAAAATATTGACAAAATAACAATGCAATGAAtcatttcacattattttaattcatattttattgagaatttcagttttaatttacgACTATCAAAACTATACTATCCATTGGACTGGAAGAACTGAAGAGGCGGCATCAGTTACTGAAAGATAGGGAGTCTCAGCCATTTAAACCTACCGCAGGTTGACAGACTGACATGAATTAAGGTGTGAATTGTTGTGAAACCACCTGGAAGTGGATGTCAGATGCCCCCGTCAGTACCCGATAGTAGTCTAAAAGGCACCAAAGGTGAGGTGTCTCCTGAATTTGATGTCCCCTCCCAGCTAATGTCCCACTCACTGGAGCTGGGAAAGTGGGTGTGTTGGAGAAATACCAAGGGAGTGATGCTACAGGAATGTTGTAAACAGCAACAGTTGGCTTCACAGCAATCCTAAGCTGTTCCTTTAGATGAAAAGCTAAAGAAAACCCACCTATCCAGACATGTACTTGTTTAAACCACTTCAGCATAAACTGGACATAGTTTGAACTTTGCACAACTGAGCCCAGAAAATGTTTACAAACAGAGGCTAATTTCAAATCAATCgagttatttatatttcttaaagCTGTAGCTGACCTGGGTGGATTCAAAACGCATAAAATAGTGTACATTCTCAGCAAACTTCTCCAGGACTAAAGAGGTTAAAAACAAAGTAGGAAGGCAGAATAGTCATTATACAGTCTAGCACTGGATTACATCAGCAAGGATGCAGATAATCTAGAGAAGCGTGGGTAAGGGTCGGAGCTGCACCAAGCGTCTGAGCGCTCAGCACAGCCCAGCAGGCAGACCAGCTACTTGGTATTCCACTCAGGTTTGGATCAGAGTCAGAAGCAGAGAGTCAGAAGCAGAGAGTTGAGGAGGAGGGATATTTGCTCTAGCTCCTGCTTTCTAACACAGGTGAAGACAACATGATAACCATAAAAGAGATGGTGCTaaagacatccttgatgaacaATCGTGAAATATTGTATCATCTCCACAACAATGAAAACTGACTGTGCTGTCATGGAGTCTCTTTTATGAACGAGGACAGCAGTGTGAATGCAGATGAATTAAATCATGAGCCATGATGGTGATGTAACTGATCAAGAGGAATTTTCTGTTTCTATGAACATGGaattacatttgtacatttcaCATGCGTGTATTGATTTGGACATAAGACAGCATATTTAGTAATCAACTCTCCATTGTACTACAGATTTAAATGAAGAGTTACAAATTGATTCAGAATGGGCTGGGCTTTGtggaaaaatgtgtctgtgtggttaATATACTGCAAGACCATATAAAGTCAGATTTTGTTCCGTGCTTCCAAAGGAAATAAACTCCACTTCTGTTGTTGTTACTCTGAGAAATGGCTGGCTCAGTAccccaaaacatacacacactaacacacaagcACGACAGGGAGACTCATAAATCTAAGCAATTCATATAGACACATCCGCGTGCACAAGTATTTACAGACTCAGCCTCTCTGAGAGCAATCTGTGCAACAGGAGATTGAAGTTGCAACCGAGCAGTGATTAGTCACCTTAAGGGCCCCCAGAGACAGGAAGCCGGTCAAATAAGAATGGGGTTAAAGGTCAGGATCACTATGTAAAGCTCAGGCTGAGTTTTTAGTGCTGAATGAAATGTCAGCATCCTCTGTAGGGCTGAACAACTGACAGAACGAATATGCTGCACAAACCCAGAATACAGGGAAAATGTGAGGCCAGATCACTGCATAGATAAGGTGGAAGTGGCCACCAAATATCTTACTCTTTTTTGTGGCTTTGAATGCTCTGACACTTGATGCATAAATAAATCAGCTGCCCATATATTAGGGAAAAGAGTACTTTAGCACAGCTTTGTCcagttgttgtattttgttcCACCGAGCATGCATGCATGGCTGCCTCCCAACTGTGGTTTGAATGTTTGAGATTTTCAAAAAGTAAATGGTAGTACAGTGTACAACATGCAAATTCATTCGCCCATTGGCAAAGTTttgttgaattatttaaaattcaGCAACATAGTAAGAatcctgtctttctttgtgttatAGTACACAAGACAGAAATTTCCACCCATCCTggattttctgtctttgttgacTAATAGTTGATCTCTTTGTATGTCTTCAGGATGCCTTGAATGTTGCATCAAATGCCTGGGTGGGATCCCATACCCATCTCTTATAGCCACCATCTTGCTGTATGCCGGTGTGGCTCTGTTCTGCGGCTGCGGACATGAGGCCCTGTCTGGCACCGTCACCATCCTCCAGAACTACTTCGAGGTGGTGCGGAGCCCTGTGGATGCGCTGGATGTCTTCACCATGTGAGTAGAAAAGGATCACACTGGAGTTACGGGTCACTTAGTTGTTGAAGAAAACATTATTGACCCTTATGAATTGGCAATTTGCATACGCACAACGGGAATATATGTTATAAGCCTACATTTTCCACACTGCACCAAATCTCCaaattaattagattttaatACAACATGGCAGCTGTATTATCTATGTTACTAGAGCAAAATGAGAACAACATTGCTTGACCCACAATTAAATCTCCTTGTCCTACATAAAGACTTATATTTTCGAGAACAAAGCATAACATTGTGTTGTTGTGGATGTTTTCAGTGGTTCTCTATTCATTCTCCAGGATTGACATTATCAAGTATGTGATCTACGGCATTGCTTCGGCTTTCTTCGTCTATGGCATCCTGCTGATGGTGGAGGGCTTCTTCACCAGTGGAGCCATTAAAGATCTGTATGGAGACTTCAAGATCACCACCTGTGGACGCTGTGTCAGTGCTTGGGTAAGACTAACATTTTTGTGCATATTAACTGTCAAATTTAGCTTACATTTTGGTTCATTATATCTACTGTTTTTTGCTATTATAATATCTACTACAGTATATAAGCCTCCAATGCTGCTGCCCTTTTCAGGAGTCACTTGGTAAATCAGTTTAAATGTCAGGGCATTTCCCAGGGAGTTACCCTCGAAGTTTGAGTGGTGAAGGTTTCTGTAAGTGAGACTTTTTTCAGCCATGGTGGCAATCACTACTCATGCTATGTGTGCAGCCTTTGTATTGGTTTATAACAAATCCCTGTTGCGTTTAGCCTGACACTGTCAGGTGTTTTCAACAGAAAGCAGAACAAAATGTAACAGATTGTATAAACCAAggtattgatttttgtttttttattggtttACGTCAAATGGTCATTAAATATTatggattattattttatgttgtatACAAGTCAACTTCATATGCAGAAAATGTAGAAACTGAGCATGCATGACAAATCAGACAATAAAACATATTGTAATGCTTCTGTGCACTTGTCGATTTGCATGtgtacattatttaaaaaaaaaaaaaaaaatcctaatacCATACTGTGTCACAATTGAAGTGCTCTAAAATAACATTGAAAACACccatcaaaataattttaatactGCCATAatgacaattttaaaaaaatcaggaGCACTCTCATACGGAGCATATCAGAGAGCCCCCAGAAATCCTAACAAGATTATCTCTGGGATATAATTGCTTAGCAAATATGAAGCTCCACAAGGAGGCAAAGGAAATGAGCTATGCTGTGGTATTTGGTCattaagtttgtgtgtgcatcagaatACAGAAAACAGTCTAATTTGTAATAATTTAGTTCAATCTTATAGATTACATTAAAATTGTTAAATCGACACAGTACCTAAATGTGATCTGTGTTCCTCTGATGCCCTTGCAGTTCATCATGCTGACATACATCTTCATGCTGGCTTGGCTGGGAGTGACTGCTTTTACCTCACTCCCAGTCTTTATATATTTCAACATCTGGAATATCTGTCAAAATGCTACCGTGCTGGAGGGGGCCACACTCTGCCTGGACCCACGCCAGTATGGTAAGAATTGATATTCTGACTCCTTtttttcacccccccccccactgttCAGATCTCAACTGCTCAGACCTCTATGGCTCCTACTGCTGAACACCTCTCACATCTATGTTGTACTGTCTAAATTGCTGCTTTCATCTTAACATCTTGGAAAGGTTGTTCTTTTCTAACTCACCAAGCTAAATatagagtttatttaaaaagtattgGTCCAAGTTTTCTTCTTTAAATTCTGAATACATAATAACTATTAAGGATATGCATGGTgagtaaaattatattttggcATATAACAGAACACATCTAATAATCTGTGATAAATTTCCcacttaatttgttttatttcctttttttttttttttttttttttttaaattgtgcatGTAAGGAAATTAATGTATAAGCCACTtcagaaatgaataaatgtaaattactTTGAACTTACAATATATTTGACACACTGAGTCTCCTCAAATTACTGTCCTGAAAACTTTAATGATCCAGAATAAGCTTATATGGCTGgctcattattttaaattagtGCCACCTCTTTCAGTTCATTAGCCACCAGCAGCCACTACTACTGCCTCTGTGACAACAACCATTTGTGCTACCACCATCATATTAGAGGTCTATACTTTGCCTATGGGTAACATTGTGTACATTAAATCTGTATTATAATGGTGTAATTGTACATATGGACTTTTTGCcactttttgcattttattgttgtctgTTCTTTGTCTACATTATGTAGCATCCaaataaatcactttatttCAGGTATTGTGCCAATTGCTGAAGCGAAAACAGTGTGTGCTGGATCAGAGAAATTCTACAAGATGTGTGAATCCAATGAGGTAAGGTGAAAGTAACATCTAAGGATCAAACAATGTTAATAATTACTGTAGATGCcaataaatcaataaagacAATACATTCATGCTAGATAAGTTTTCAATGTAAGGAAAAACATGTATGCATTAGAAACATGATTATGagcagtttgacagtttgaacaGTGGGAACAAGTAACACTAATTCAAAAGTTATCAAGCTGCTCACcaccaaacacaacaaacacatgcacttgAACAAGGCGCTTTACTCAGCTGCTCTGGTGTTGCTGCTCACAGGGAAGATAGTAAAAGACATAAGACGCACCAGATAGCTGTAAATGATCTGTTTCCTTGTCAGCTTACAGTGTGATGGAACATAGCATGGTTcctgacagaaacacatgcatTACTCCTGTGAATAAAGTGAATAATCTGAGTAACACCATGTAAACATAATCTACATCGACTGCAAAAGCCAACATTAAATGCTAACAGGGAATATTGCTTACATGCAAAATTCAAAAAGACACCGTAAAACACAACATTCTacaacacactgaaaaaataagCGGACCaatataatcaatattaaaTGATAAAAGTTAGAGAGTAAGTTGaaacatttgtttgaaaaatatataactgTTCATAATCATATGGGTTTATGGATGTAAAACAGAATGAACTGAATGTGTACAAGTACATTTTCAAGCAAGGTTTTGATGGCAGAGATGTCCATCAAGCCTGGAAGAGTAATATGTgctgtgatttgtttttgctACAGCTGGACATGACATTCCACCTGTTCATCTGTGCCCTTGCTGGAGCAGGAGCTGCTGTTATTGCTATGGTGAGACACCAATAAAacttgcatctctctctctctctctctctctctctctctctctttttcatccaGCGatgaaaaatcaaaacataacTCAAAACATAACTAAAAATCTTTAAAGATCAACcacaaaacaaagaacacatttttgtgGCATGTATTTTTAGATGCAGATGCCACAGATTGCACTTGTGCTCGTTggagcttctttttttttttttaaactaatgcAGTATCTCATATTCTTCATAAAGGACAGTTTTTCCTTTAGTTTTAGCAAATCCTTTCTGTAGTGGTAGGAGTTAactgtttttgaaaataaaggTAACTGTGGGGAAATATTGAAGCTGGGAAAATagctgtgttttgttgctgctggtTTATAGCTagcctgtgttgtgtttgcctGTGAGAGAATAGCTGTAGATGGAAGAGAAGGCATTTTGGCGCAGTGAAAAACAGGgtttgtctccctccctctaacGGAGGCACCAGGCATGTCATGCCGTTGTCATGGAAACAGGGAGAAGAAAGGCTCAGAGATTGTTGCAAACATCACTCAGTAATTTGTGAGGAGCCATTTTCTGAGAAACAGAAGGTGTTTGCTATTCAGGGATGATGTTGCAAATTGTGGCAGGACTCTTTTCCCCATAtcctaatttttttttccaacagctgatggcagaaaaaaatcattacaacAGATACGCAAATGCATGTCAATAATGAGTTGCCctcaaaaatactttaaagacaaaaatacaatcagtgctaaaaaaaaaaagtctttaaaaatgcatcagACTCAACAAGTGAccctgaggggaaaaaatggcgCCTAATTGATCTTTCAGCATATCAGATACAAAGAGCCATGCAGCTATGAAACTGTCAttctatgtaaaaaaaaaaaaaaaaaaaagaagctgtgaTACAACCTCAGTCATTAAAGCACAATACATTCATTATAACCTTAGCTACCATGGTAACGCAAGTCGAAGACTACATTTAGCATtatgctgccacctgctggaccATTGGAAATGTCCTCCTTAATTTAAAGGGCCAGTCTACCCAAACAAGCTCTACAAGTCTATTCAATGCAATTAACATAAGTAGTCTAAGTTGTTAATTTGCATCCACAAAAGATaataaaactgagaaatgaataataatgtctACATTATATTCTAATAACATGCAATTGCATATAGCCCATCCCATGTGATTTCCAGTTATGCTATTTTGGATTTTACCCTGAAAGTTGCAGTGTTTTCACAATTAAATTTGACTGAACAAATATGAACACAAATCATAGAAGgcagacctttttaaaaatttgtttgCATTGTTGTCACACTTCATACATTTTCCACATCTTACAGATCCACTACTTGATGGTGCTGTCTGCCAACTGGGCCTATGTGAAGGACGCCTGCCGAATGCAGAAGTATGAGGACATCAAGTCAAAGGAAGAGCAGGAGCTCCACGACATCCACTCCACTCGCTCCAAGGAGCGTCTCAACGCCTACACATAAAGACCAGCGTGAGGCCTGGCCCTGCTACTCCggcctctctcccctctctctctctctccccctctctctctctcttctgtctttctgtctctctctaccatCCCCTCCCGAGGGGGGGGCGGATGGCGCCTAGGGCCCTTGCCACCGCTGATGTCACTGGTGCGTCATATGACAATGTGGTCTGGGGGGGGGGACGTCACACAAACCTCTTCAGTCACAAACAGCATTTCAGATGAAAAAAAGCCCCTTTACCTCTCTCATGGATGGTGTTATGATTATCATGTATCATTATGGCAGTTATATCATTCTTGATACAAGTTGTTTAGTGTTGATAGTAGTTTTAGTGCAGTTTGTAGAATCAAAAGTAGCAGTagtatttcagctttttttacTTGGAATAATTTGCgcataattgttttatttttcttaaagttTTATTTGATGCTACGTGTCATTTTGCTCTCAtgcataaattattttttaagttttttcaaAGGGGTCAACTGGGGCTTAAAAGGGTTTTCAAGCACATTTCTCATGTCGTGTGTTGTCAGATTTCATGTTCAAGaactatgtactgtatgtgaacgGGTGGTtagttgaaaatattttaaatgtcacaacGCAACCATGAAGCATTGTAAGCCTTTGTCATACCAATATTCCCAGGGATTAAAACCACTTTCAGACAAAAGTaattaaatctgtttttctatttGAAGTTATACAATAGGAAGATAACACAATAATAAATACCAAATCATtagagtaaaacaaaatatttgctaGATGTGCCAAGCCTGTTTAACAGGAAATAATGacatgattagtcaattaaaaGATAAATTATAGGTTATTTTATGATAATCTTGCCAATTACATGTATTTTAGGACTGTGAATGATTCTATTGTCTTTGAATCACAAGCCACAAAAGCACATGCAAACTTTCATACACTTTCATAACCcctttttaatttcttaaaaGTGGAactttataaatattaaactcCTGTTTTTGCAGAACGCTGCACTgtatatactattatatatgaaaGTATACCCTATATGTTAAGCACTAACATTTAAGGACAATTCATGTGAGAATAAGAAGAGATCACTGTGGGTCAGCCCACTTTGCATCCATCAGTCTCAACCGAAAAGAAACCCTGACAATAATAAGTTGTTGTAATGGCACTCTCCTTGGTGGAATTATCAGATGTGAGAAAAGTGTGTCACAGTAATTTTGTTCATGACAGTAACTGTATTGCTTACACATCCTGATGCCATACAACTAAAGGTTGTCTGTCAGTTCATTTCCTGGCaaaatttgttttgtcagtatTTCTAAAAGCTAGTTTCATGCACTTATTTGACCATTTCTGTGCTCTCTCTAGATGTAAGCGCATTGGTGTTCAACTGAAAGTTGGATAACTGTACTGTTAGTAAAGACTGTGAATTTAGATGTTTTTCGTGGCATGGACATGCATTAATATAGTCTTATTGACTCAAAAGTTACTTTACGTCACttctttatttttacacttctgaCTGTCTTGCTGGATCAACCCTTTGTTTATATGTGCAGTACTAAACCTCCCATGCTTACCGCGTTATGCTACTGATATTAGAGACTgtagtctttgagttttgtctatttaGTTTGTGATGAGCTCTCAACCATGTCTTGAATCTAATACCTGTACCAACATTGCTTACTATGTAATGATCTGAAAAAACGCTTCCAGCTTTCTCCTCGTATTAGTCTTTTGTACTTTCACTACGATGCTTAGTAGCAGGCTTTAAATTGAATCTGTTTTGTACATTCATGTGCCAACAGCTTGAAGTGGCTTATTTGACCTGTATGATCAAATTTGCTTGCATTAATAAAATTCACTTGTGTACTTGTTAATAAATACTCAATGCATCTTGTgtccattttgttttattgtttaggTTAAAAATTATTTAGTAGTCCTGCTGGGAGTATTATAGGATTTGTAATAGCTACTATATGGTCTGGCAGGATTAGATTGTCAAGAAATGGATTGTTATTttaagagaagaaaggaaattgAGGTTTATCACAATGAAATACATTCAGTAACAACCTCATACCACTAGATGTCTCCCTTTCCTCTTAGTCATTCCAGATAAAGAGTTGGCAGCCACCTGATACAGTACATGTGAAGACAAGGATCAAGGCGACACAAGGATCAACAGAGGTACatttagaagaagaaaaaataatccAGTTGTTATGTTAAAATCTATGTTGACTATAGGGCTGTACTTATTTGACACTTTTACCCCGACTAAGCTTTTGTTTTTACCCATTATCCATtatatgtctgtatgtttgtct is from Siniperca chuatsi isolate FFG_IHB_CAS linkage group LG8, ASM2008510v1, whole genome shotgun sequence and encodes:
- the gpm6aa gene encoding glycoprotein M6Aa, which produces MEEDMDEGQTQKGCLECCIKCLGGIPYPSLIATILLYAGVALFCGCGHEALSGTVTILQNYFEVVRSPVDALDVFTMIDIIKYVIYGIASAFFVYGILLMVEGFFTSGAIKDLYGDFKITTCGRCVSAWFIMLTYIFMLAWLGVTAFTSLPVFIYFNIWNICQNATVLEGATLCLDPRQYGIVPIAEAKTVCAGSEKFYKMCESNELDMTFHLFICALAGAGAAVIAMIHYLMVLSANWAYVKDACRMQKYEDIKSKEEQELHDIHSTRSKERLNAYT